In the Bicyclus anynana chromosome 6, ilBicAnyn1.1, whole genome shotgun sequence genome, one interval contains:
- the LOC112045998 gene encoding uncharacterized protein LOC112045998 yields the protein MGKAVNTKVKKDEDFIPPDGGWGWMIVIAAGFSNLSTLPMLQQFGLLFRDKFSRLGISSSETTTIINMNSALTSCVGLANGPVFKTFSYRQVSLAGTIVVFISLLCTTLSYNFSTYLIAFSIYGAGYGISSSANALALNTYWKNRRRLATGLSWTTTGLGPIIWPQIITALFAFFGETGAILIISGFSLHAIACALLLQPVEWHTKSPSSKEQDEEKLLTPDKTASSPNPNLNDKKNEDSGYFSQVSKFKNLSLFSSQYLYNEDDPVTPGYEITDPGIPMMVRANDGYFSQSRQSRSRLSSRDGSTKTSRLNSKKPSMSNLLENRSRKSSTLYLNESKKNSSANLGALGQERDTKQTSKSKRKTSITLDSQIPESEIEDCPTLKAPQDLKAEEKAAVETIDPLKAKYIADRAEKHLAGTKSIKSFKMDGQYSEKYNKDNHSNISFKDDIDERKYLKDNHSNQSYRTTRQRRKSNNFNYESEVLKQASLKLEEYLKEREDKDDKLKLLMNSPLDDNVFDETQEDKCENENEERELTFCEKVAMFFDLDLLKDFTFINLMLGITLANFNELNFSILTPFILGDYGLSKSQVAFFMSLLAGVDICVRFCVPFVAGKIGWDNNSFFLFGVLSMATGRVVLAYWQDYSVVLMVAVIIGFGKGLRTVFMALVIPTHVPLHKLPGASGIQLLTAGILYLALGPVVGWIKDSASPAVTLHCLNIFTWLTAISWGLEKYITSRKLKDKIESDPIKAFSLVTMSAMNKVPPDGGYGWVVTFAYALNNVVVLPLISAFGLVFQEAFDDTGLSATQGTLVIILNHGLGMLLSFFGGPVLRRFGYRKVAVTGALLITTGLILTAFSTNFWLFIISYSIINSMGVAAVMAAFSLAINSFFREKRGRAIGVGMSITGLGAIYMPLVMSVLIYNYGWRYAVLILAAICLHSLMAACLLRPAKWYLKDPVISEEAVPLNKADIELVNGSVTTLAKLTDTQSNPKLEESIENGIPSPKSVSMRSLAIANGLQARNAISHPDIRKNSPDPPLAESKYKWWESQEINLGSSINIFNERDIPNRKEKVEDKPDFDGKSKSLFQKFVEFFDLTLLRDPIFVNILIGLSLASCVETNFSLLLPIILKDMLQFETADIAKIMAVIGFSDTVFRFVSPFIGEWCHKPPRVMYLVSLIIIIFIRTIMLFTTTFTEMLFVALAMGVTKGVRTVYMNIIIPSYVPLERLPFASGIQMFLNGIIIITIGSLLGRVRDFSGSYQIPITILNVVTMLTVISWSAEFLYFRIQKKKNVPTSE from the exons ATGGGCAAAGCTGTAAACACAAAGGTGAAGAAAGATGAAGACTTCATCCCACCGGATGGAGGTTGGGGTTGGATGATTGTCATCGCAGCTGGATTTTCAAAC TTATCGACGCTCCCCATGCTGCAACAGTTCGGGCTACTCTTCCGCGACAAGTTCTCCCGGCTCGGCATCAGCAGCTCGGAGACCACCACCATCATCAACATGAACTCCGCGCTGACCTCTTGCGTCG GGTTGGCAAACGGACCAGTATTCAAGACTTTTAGCTATCGTCAAGTTTCATTGGCAGGAACAATCGttgtatttatttctttgttatgTACAACGTTATCGTATAATTTTTCCACATATCTAATAGCCTTTTCCATATACG GTGCTGGATATGGTATAAGTAGCTCGGCCAATGCTCTAGCTCTCAACACTTATTGGAAAAATAGGAGAAGGCTAGCCACTGGTTTGTCATGGACAACAACAGGTCTTGGACCAATAATATGGCCGCAAATAATAACTGCGCTATTTGCTTTTTTCGGCGAAACAGGGGCTATACTCATTATAAGTGGCTTTTCACTACATGCGATTGCATGTGCACTTTTATTGCAACCAGTAGAGTGGCATACGAAATCTCCAAGTTCAAAGGAACAAGATGAAGAGAAATTATTAACCCCAGATAAAACAGCATCTAGTCCTAATCCTAATCTAAATGATAAGAAAAACGAAGATAGCGGATACTTTAGTCAAGTGTCGAAATTCAAAAATCTTAGTTTGTTTTCAAGTCAATACCTCTATAACGAGGATGATCCTGTCACTCCAGGCTACGAAATAACAGATCCAGGTATACCTATGATGGTGAGAGCTAATGATGGATACTTTAGCCAGTCGAGACAATCACGAAGTAGGCTATCTTCTAGAGATGGTTCTACAAAAACGTCTCGCCTGAACTCTAAAAAGCCTTCAATGTCAAATTTACTAGAGAATCGATCACGGAAATCATCAACCTTATACTTAAatgaatctaaaaaaaattcttcagcTAACTTAGGTGCTCTTGGTCAGGAACGTGatacaaaacaaacaagtaAATCAAAACGTAAAACATCAATTACACTTGATAGCCAAATCCCCGAATCAGAAATAGAAGATTGCCCAACTCTGAAAGCACCTCAAGATTTAAAAGCCGAAGAAAAAGCTGCAGTAGAAACAATTGACCCCCTTAAAGCAAAATACATTGCCGATAGAGCAGAAAAACATTTAGCAGGAACAAAAAGTATCAAATCCTTTAAAATGGATGGCCAATATagtgaaaaatacaataaagaCAATCACAGCAACATTTCTTTTAAAGATGATATAGATGAACGAAAATATTTGAAAGACAATCACAGTAATCAGTCCTATAGAACAACAAGACAGAGACGTAAATCTAACAACTTTAATTATGAGAGCGAAGTTCTTAAACAAGCTTCTTTAAAATTAgaagaatatttaaaagaaagggAAGATAAAGATGACAAACTAAAACTTCTAATGAACAGTCCATTAGATGATAACGTATTCGATGAGACGCAGGAAGATAAATGTGAAAACGAAAACGAAGAAAGAGAATTAACTTTTTGTGAAAAAGTTGCAATGTTTTTCGACTTGGATCTTCTGAAAGATTTCACATTTATTAATCTAATGTTGGGAATAACTTTAGCCAActttaatgaattaaatttttcaatattgaCGCCTTTTATCCTTGGCGATTATGGATTGTCGAAGTCACAAGTAGCATTTTTTATGTCTCTTTTAGCTGGAGTAGATATTTGCGTTAGATTTTGCGTACCATTCGTTGCTGGCAAGATTGGTTGGGATAATAATTCCTTCTTCCTATTTGGAGTGTTATCTATGGCAACAGGAAGAGTAG tgttagcctATTGGCAGGATTATAGTGTTGTACTGATGGTAGCAGTAATTATAGGTTTTGGAAAAGGTCTACGAACAGTTTTTATGGCGCTGGTAATTCCTACTCATGTGCCTCTCCATAAACTGCCTGGAGCTTCTGGTATACAGTTATTAACTGCTGGAATTCTTTACCTCGCCCTAGGGCCCGTAGTAG GTTGGATAAAAGATAGTGCATCTCCTGCGGTAACATTGCACTGTCTAAATATTTTCACGTGGCTCACAGCGATATCTTGGGGTCTAGAAAAATACATCACTTCAAGAAAACTTAAAGACAAAATAGAAAGTGACCCGATCAAAGc ATTTTCGCTCGTCACGATGTCTGCAATGAATAAAGTGCCACCTGATGGTGGGTATGGATGGGTCGTCACTTTCGCCTACGCCTTGAATAAT GTAGTGGTACTTCCTCTAATTTCTGCATTCGGATTAGTATTCCAAGAGGCTTTCGATGATACGGGTCTAAGCGCAACCCAGGGGACCCTTGTGATTATTTTAAACCATGGGCTTGGGATGCTTCTATCGTTTTTTGGCGGTCCCGTTCTACGTCGATTTGGGTACAGAAAAGTGGCGGTTACCGGCGCTTTATTAATTACAACCGGCCTCATTTTGACCGCATTCTCGACCAATTTCTGGCTATTTATAATCTCCTACAGTATTATTAATT CTATGGGTGTAGCGGCAGTAATGGCAGCATTTTCATTAGCTATAAACTCTTTCTTTAGAGAGAAAAGAGGACGTGCAATAGGTGTTGGCATGTCAATCACAGGGCTTGGAGCCATCTACATGCCTCTAGTAATGAGTGTACTTATTTATAACTATGGCTGGAGATACGCCGTCTTAATATTAGCTGCCATCTGCCTTCACTCTCTTATGGCAGCTTGTTTACTCAGACCTGCTAAATGGTACTTAAAAGATCCAGTAATTTCTGAAGAAGCAGTTCCGCTAAATAAAGCTGATATTGAGCTTGTAAATGGTAGTGTTACAACGTTGGCTAAGCTCACAG atactCAATCAAATCCTAAATTGGAAGAATCGATTGAAAATGGCATACCATCACCCAAAAGTGTTTCTATGAGATCTCTTGCAATAGCTAATGGACTGCAAGCAAGGAATGCAATTTCGCACCCTGATATTCGGAAGAACTCACCTGATCCTCCTTTAGCTGAATCGAAATATAAGTGGTGGGAATCTCAAGAAATAAATTTGGGTAGttccataaatatatttaatgaaagaGATATACCTAATAGAAAAGAAAAAGTAGAAGATAAACCTGATTTTGATGGAAAATCAAAAAGCTTGTTTCAGAAATTTGTGGAATTTTTTGACTTGACGTTGTTAAGAGACCCGATAttcgtaaatattttaatcgGGTTATCATTAGCATCCTGTGTTGAGACAAACTTCTCCCTTCTACTGCCGATAATACTGAAAGATATGTTGCAATTTGAGACGGCTGATATTGCAAAGATCATGGCTGTGATTGGATTTTCCGATACAGTTTTCCGATTTGTATCACCTTTCATAGGTGAATGGTGTCATAAACCACCTCGAGTCATGTATCTGGTGAGCTTGATCATAATCATCTTTATAAGAACAA TAATGTTATTTACAACAACATTCACTGAAATGCTGTTTGTGGCTCTAGCAATGGGTGTCACTAAGGGCGTGAGGACAGTATACATGAACATCATCATACCAAGTTACGTGCCCTTAGAACGGTTGCCCTTTGCATCTGGTATTCAGATGTTTCTCAATGGaatcattattatcaccattggATCTCTTTTAG
- the LOC128198143 gene encoding uncharacterized protein LOC128198143, with protein MNINQELLITLIQERPVIWDKTIDDYKNKRLKYDSWKEIFIHFQPTFEDLSGDEKNKFGQMVMKKWTNMKDSWIKYDKKIKESSVMKILIVQSRINQARDTLNGVRRKGLKKKKNELSEVDIRFMKFMDSAERDEKKKSRSMNFFMGIADTVDKFSDENMIDFQFQVISIIKNIQQRQCTQYIPTSRNQWDQGHQGYLSGTASSNAQSSTYGYSTAARSGYGISRPQTSSHDFGHGSGLEPIHYRPESQLSVHSVNAESISADSQVSIEDEFDFSTALE; from the exons atgaacatAAATCAAGAATTATTAATTACGTTGATTCAAGAAAGGCCTGTAATATGGGATAAGACCATCgacgattataaaaataagcgGCTTAAATATGATTCCtggaaagaaatatttattcatttccaGCCCACATTTGAAGATTTAAGTGGTGATGAGAAAAACAAGTTTG ggCAAATGGTGATGAAGAAGTGGACCAATATGAAAGATAGCtggataaaatatgacaaaaaaattaaagaat CCTcagtaatgaaaattttgatagTGCAGTCCCGAATCAATCAAGCTCGGGATACACTGAACGGAGTGAGACGCAAAgggctaaaaaaaaaaaaaaatgaactaaGTGAAGTTGACATTAGGTTTATGAAGTTTATGGATTCAGCAGAACGAGATGAGAAAAAGAAAAGCCGTAGTATGAACTTTTTTATGGGAATCGCTGATACAGTTGACAAGTTCAGTGATGAAAATATGATAGACTTTCAGTTTCaagtaatttcaataattaaaaatattcaacaaagACAGTGTACTCAGTATATACCTACATCAAGAAACCAATGGGATCAAGGCCATCAAGGATATTTAAGTGGTACAGCATCCTCAAATGCGCAATCGTCAACATATGGATATTCTACAGCTGCTAGATCGGGCTATGGAATAAGTCGTCCACAGACGTCTTCTCATGATTTTGGACACGGTTCTGGTTTAGAGCCAATCCACTACCGACCCGAATCACAATTATCTGTACATAGTGTAAATGCGGAAAGTATCTCGGCAGATTCTCAAGTTTCTATTGAAGACGAATTCGATTTTAGTACCGCACTTGAGTAG
- the LOC128198144 gene encoding uncharacterized protein LOC128198144, protein MNFLTKKKIIVAYYIYRKKKIEKKREVRFWIHPILEKREEYGAFHTLVKNQLREDEDKFYNYFRMQKTTFDNLLQKLSQELKHQDTFMRESISPAERLAVTLRYLATGDTFTDLYYSRELE, encoded by the exons ATGAATTTTCTTACgaaaaaaaagattatagttGCTTATTACATATATAggaaaaagaaaatagaaaaaaaaagggAAGTAAGGTTTTGGATACATCCGATTTTAGAAAAAAGGGAGGAATATGGCGCGTTTCATACACTTGTCAAGAATCAATTGAGAGAAGATGAAGACaagttttacaattattttagaatGCAGAAAACTACATTCGACAACTTGCTCCAAAAATTATCCCAGGAACTAAAACATCAAGATACTTTTATGCGAGAGAGTATATCGCCCGCAGAAAGATTGGCTGTAACTCTgag gTATCTAGCAACAGGAGATACCTTTACTGACCTATACTACAGCAGGGAATTGGAATAA